CACCTCGCCGGAGGTATTAACCAGCGACAATCCGGGCTGTTTGTTTATGCCGAGAGCTCTGACCCTTCCCGTCTGGAATCCCTTTCCAATCTTCAATCCTTTAGGCGATCCACCTGAGGGCGACAGGGAGATATCCCCGATCTTGGCGGGGATTTTAGCGGTGGTGTCCAGCTTGTTGACCATCCCCAGCTCCTTATCGGCGTTGACGTCGAGGCTACGGGGGATGATGTTAGGCGCCTTGGCGACGACCTCGGAGATCACGTTATCGGACTGAACGGATAACTTCGGGACGTTTTTATCCTCGAGATCCCTTTCAATGTCGAACTTAGGCTTGATCGTCTTGGTCAACGGCCTTCTCGGCGGCCTCACCCTGTAATTGGACATATCGACCAGTTCGATCCAGGCGCCTGATCCCTCATTATAGGTCGTCCTTATGGCTAAACCCAGGATTATTATCCCTATCAGGTGCGCGACCAAGGCTATGAGAAAGGCCGATGTGGTCGGCCTCCTTTTGAACATCTCTCTCACCTTCTTTTATATGTATCTTCAATCTGATTTTATCCCCTTTACCATCTTCTATGTCGGCTGAAAGCCTCTCCATATATCCCAGTGGGGTCAAACTTCCCAGCGATTCATACACCAGCTTGGATCTCCTATCCTTACTTGCAAGGGCGGCTAAGGAGAACATCAGAGAGAACTTCTTTATCTCACGGCTCAGATTCCGCAGGTCGACTTCGAGATGTCCAACCGGATCGATCTTCACGTTCCAATCGGCATCCCTCAAAAATAAGGCCACTCTTTCAACGGATTCCAGAGGTGTTCCGATGACAACCTTGCCCTTTAAACGGATATATCCTGCCGATATCGGGACGGGGATCGGGCCGGATATCCGAAGGGGTGAGATCTCAATCTCATCTCTTTTCACCTTGGGCATCTCCTTTATCGTCATTCCCTTCCTCAGCAGAAGGGATCTGAGCCATTCCAGTCCCTTATCATCCGTTACGACCGTTACGCTTGGTGACATTCCTCCCCCAGGTGAGAGAAACAGGGCGTCGATATGTCCGGTCCGGAGATAGAGGGTCAATAAGGCGTCAGGGGGTTGGGGCGGCAGGAAATCACCCTTTTCGGCCGATGGCAGTGGAATTCCGGATATTCGCAGTTCGTTCTCTGAGATTATCTCATCTCCGAGGTTTCGATTGACCGAGATCCACTCCCCTTCGGCGACCTTCAAGGTGTCTAAGTCGACGTAGAGGGAGAGATCTGATTTCACAAGCGATCGGGCGATCTCCGGCCTTCGCCTGGCGAAGCAATCGCCGCCATCCCGATAGAGATCTATCGATCTCTTAAGCAAGCCCTTATCCGTGCTGAGAAGGCCGAGCTTCCCGATAAAGGTATAATGAAACCTACGTGGAAATCCGGAGTTGACCGTGGTGATGTTACATCCTCTATACCTCTCGTTCGTTATCCCATAGTAGTTCTTCGAGGCGGTTGCCTGTGAGGTGGTGATCTCAACCTTCCCCTGGGATGATACGAAGGATGCCATAAAGAGCTCCGTCCTACCCTTACGGTAGAGGGCCAGGACGCTCCTGTCACCGGCCACCTTTCTAAGATCTTCGATTTTAAATGGGACTCCAAACCCGAACTCCCACATCTTTAGCTGCCATTTCATCTCCCTCCACCATTCCCTCCCCTTGATGTATCTCGCTATGGGGGTTTCGGATATCTCTCTGGCGAAATCCGACTTCATGATTTCTTCGGCGATTTGAGCGAAGTTGGAGGATGTGAGGCAGAGAAAAGGGCTACCGGGAACGATATAGATCAGCTCGGCCCGTGGCTTATAAAAATATCTAAATGATATATATCCCGCTGCGGCGACCGATATTATGAGAACCGGTATGATGAAGAAAAGCTTCCTTTTGATCTTCGATCACCTCCGGATCGGCATCATAGTAAATCTTACCATAAGGGTGGGTTGAATCTCAACATCTTATGCACGGGCGGAGGTTTTATGCTATAATTTACACGAAGCATAACAGCCGCCGTTACTTTGGAGGAGAAGGGTAGATGAAAGAATACAGGACGGAACAGATCAGAAATGTCGCTTTAATAGGCAATGCCGGTTCAGGTAAAACTTCATTGATCGATGCCTTTCTATTCGACGCCGGAGCAGTTGACAGGCTCGGGCGGGTTGACGCCGGTAACTCCTTTGTGGATTACGATCCTGAGGAGATAAATCGAAAGACCACGCTGAGTCTGAAGATATGTATCGCCGAATGGGGAGAGTGCAAACTGAATATCCTCGATACGCCGGGTTATGAGGACTTCTACGGCGATTTGGCCAGTGCCTTGAGGGTTGTCGATTCCGCCTTGGTCGTGATCGATGCCGTTACAGGCGTCGGAGGCGGGACGGAGAAAAGTTGGATGATGGCTGATAAATACGGACTGCCGAGGGCGATCGTCATAAACAAGCTCGATGCCGAACAGGCTGACTTTGACGGGGTAATCGATCAGATCCAACAGGAGCTGGGCGCCAGGCTTATGCCGCTACATATCCCGATAGGCAGGGGGAGCTCCTTCTCCGGCATAGTCGACATCATCTCGATGAAAGCCTATCAGTTCGAGGGAGAGGGCAGCGGGAAGTTTGAGGAGAAGGACATACCGGGGGAACTGTTCTCCAGGGCGGAGGAGCTCCGAGAATCCTTGATAGAAGCGGCAGCGGAGGGCGAGGATGAGCTGACCGAGAAATACCTCGAGGGCGAGGAGCTCACGCCGGATGAGATAATGAGGGGATTGAAGGCCTCTATCCGCCAGGGAATCGTCGTTCCGGTGATGTGTGCATCGGCGTATCAGAACATCGCTGTGCCGTTCATCCTGGATTTCATCGTCAAATCGCTCCCCTCACCCGTCGAATCGAAACCGATAGAAAGCGTCGATGGCGAGGAAAACCGTGATCCCTCTCCCGATGCCCCGTTGGCGGCTTTGGTCTTCAAGACGACCTCCGACCCGTACGTCGGGAAAATCAGCTACATCAGGGTCTTTTCGGGAACCCTCAGCGCCGATTCACAGGTCTTCAACTCAAGTAGAGGAGCAGGTGAAAGGGTTACGAAGCTCTACCACCTCAACGGGAAAAACCAGATCGAAACCCCCAAGATCATAGCCGGTGATCTCGGAATAGCTGTCAAGCTTCAATCTGCTTCCACTGGCGATACCCTCTGCGCGCCGGACGCCAAGATAACCCTGCCGGGGATCGAGTTCCCCAAACCCGTTCTCTCGCTCGCCATATCAGCCAAAAGCCAGAGTGACGACGATAAACTGAGCACTATCCTCACCTCAATAGCTGAAGAGGATCCGACCTTCCAGGTTCAACGCGATCAGGAGATGAGACAGGTGATCGTCTCCGGATTGGGCGACGTGCATCTGAACGTCACCCTGGAGAGGATCAAACGCAGATACAACATCGAGGCGACCACAGCGACACCTAAGGTTCCTTATCGCGAGACGATACGCAAATCGGTTGAGGGGATACACGCCCGCTATAAGAAACAGACTGGCGGAAGAGGGCAGTTCGCCGATGTGGTCATAAAGATGGAACCGCTTCCACGGGGAGAGTATTTCGAGTTCGTGGATGAGATCTTCGGCGGGGCGATCCCGCGCAACTTCATCCCGGCGGTCGAGAAGGGGATCAGGAACTCGATGCAGAGCGGAGTGCTGGCCGGTTTTCCCGTCGTCGACATCAAGGTAACCCTCTATGACGGCAAGTTCCATCCGGTCGACTCCTCCGATCTGGCTTTCCAGATAGCCGCCTCCATGGCCTTTAAAGAGGCGATGCAAAAGGCCGATCCGGTGCTGCTCGAGCCGATAATGAATGTTGAGGTCACCGTGCCGGAGGAGCATATGGGCGATGTGTTGGCTGACCTCAACAGCCGCCGCGGCAGAGTGCTTGGCGTCGATCAACAGGGTAAATATCAGGTGATCAAGGCTCAAGTGCCTATGGCAGAGATGTTTAGATATGCTCTTGATCTGCGATCGATGACCAGCGCGAGGGGATGGTTCACGATGGAGTTCTCGCACTACGAGGAGGTGCCATACGACATCGCCCAGAAGATCATCGCCGCCGCTCAGGCCGAAAAGGAGGATTGAGAAGGAACGAGGAACTAGGAGCGGAAAACGTTACAACGTTAAACGTTGAACGTGTAACGGATTTCCCTTCTCCTCGTTCCTCCTCATGGATAACTGCTACACTCAAGGGGAATTTGAGCGAATATGATTTTCGCCCTTTTCTTTCTCTGCCAAATGGGGTGGGGGGCTTTTGAGCCCTCGCCGCTTGAAGATCCCATGTCATTCGAAGGAACAGGTTCACCCCGTCTCGTGATAGGTTATGAGGATCTAAACGAGATGGTGGGGTATACATATCTCGATTTGGTCAGTGGACCCCACGGGATATCCGTTCGATCGTCCGGCGATCGTGAGGGATTATACAGGGAGTTCTCCATCCGGTATACCGAATATCTCACCTTAAACGGCTTGGAACTGATCCTCTCTCCCTCCTATCTATCCTGCTCGGCCAAGGGAGATCTCGGGGAGGTGGGGGCCGGGAAGGGGTTCTCATTCGATATCGGCGTCGGACGAAATCTACGATCCGTTCGCGCTGAGGCTGTAGCTATCGGCCTTATAGGCGGAGTCAGATATAACCGACACGCCCTTAAAAGGGCGAAGGCGAAATCTTACTGGGAGAGACCCAGCGAGAACATAATCCTCGAATTGACCATCCCGGTCGAGCAGATATCGGGACAGGTAAAGGTGGGAATATGGAACCGTAATTCCTTTCTCCGTCTCCAGGTAAAACCCACTCGAAACGCCCTCATGGAAGCGGGATGGATCTCAGGTAAAGGTGTAAGGGGAGGGTTCAGGTTTGGACTTATGGCTGATCTCGGAGATTTCTCCCTGAGATACCGCCATTTGATCGGGAGATCGGGCATTCAGTCCATCGCCTTTGACATCACGGTGGAAGTGAGATAATGATCCGTTTGAGCTGTTGGATGATCCCCGTTTTGATCTATCTGATCTTCGTCTCTGGAGCAGATGGATTCAGAAGTATCACGATCCCACTCGATCCTTCCTTGCTCTCCGAGCAGGATGGGAGGGAGGTGGGTTTTCACCTCTCGATGTCGGATCTGGAGTTCAAAAAGACCGAGAAGGAGGATACCCTTCTTTCAACCTTCCAATCGCTCAGCGTGAGTCCGGATATCCTCTTGATGTGGGGGGAAGGAGGCAAGGGATTCATGGTGGGATACCGGTTCAACATCAAAAGTGAGGTGAACGCAGACCTGTTGAAGACGACCTCCGATTATATGGTCAACGAGCGGAGATTCACATCGCGGACGGATCTTAACCTCCATTATCGTATGATCAGGGAGGATGATATCTTCATCGGGGTTGGGAAAAGAATCGGAGGGGCGGAGATCGGATGTCGCCTCTCTCTTTATCGTCAGACCCTTAAAAAGGGAGAGATCATATCCGAGATGAGGCTCACAGCGACGCATGGAGAAGACGTTAATCCCAACGATCCCCGTCAGCTTATACCGGCGATCGTCAATGGACTCAAATATGACCTGGAGAAGGTAGATCGGCCGGAGAGGGATGAGGGCAAATCGGTGTTGAACGCCGATATCGCCGTTGGGATGAGACCGGGGGGGATCAATGGGCTCAGGATGTCTCTGGTTTTCAGAAACCTCTTATTCCCCCAAGTCCTTCTGCCGATGCGAGCAGGTTTTGTTCTTCACGGCATCTGGGAACCCAGAGAATGGTTCGAGTTCCATTTCAGCACCGAGAAGCTACTCGGGGTGAGACCATTATCGCTCGTCCGGGTTTACCTAACCGGTCCGCGGAGCGGAATCGGTGGAACGATCTCGGCAGGGATGAATTTGGGCGGAGATGCAGGGCGGATGGTTAACCTCGGCTTTGAGATGATCCTAGGTAAAAGCAGATTTGGGTTTTCGATGACGATGAAAGATGATCTATCAGGGGTGATAATCTATCAGGAACATCGATTCTAAAAAAATAACCCCAACCCGTCTTCTGGGATGGGGTGAGAGAATTGTGGGAATTGCTCGCTCGTTGGAGCTTTCACCGCAAACCACCTATCGCTGCAATGGTGGTGCAAAATCCGTGCCTTAGTTTCCACCCTCTCAAATGCGTTTCCCCTTCTATGGGATATGAAATAAATTTCACATTTTGTGCAAATCGGATCACTGTGCAAAAATTTACACACCCGGCGATAACCTTGTTCTAAAACTGGGTCCCGCTCGAGAAGTTAAAATCGTTCACCTTCATCGCCGGAACGACGACACCTCTGGAGTAAACCGGCTCGGACATGGCCTCCACCGAGCTCAGCACGTCGAAGAGGCTCACGTTGAACCTGAAATTTTTGATGGGGAACTTTATCTCGCCGTCTTCGATCCAGAACGTCCCATCGCGGGTCATTCCGGTGACGATCAGGTTCATCGGATCGACCATGTTCTCATAGTGGAAACGGGTCACCAGGATTCCCCTATCGGTCGATCTTATCATCTCCTCGAGGGTGCTCTCTCCGCCCTCCATGACGAGTGCCCTTGGATAGGCTCCCTGGGTGTTTCTCAGATCGAGTCCATGTCCGGTCGGCTCGACCCCATGTTTCTGGGCGGTAAGCCTATCGTATACGAGGTTCGTTGCCACTCCCTTCTCTATAAGCTGAACCCTCTTGGTGGGCACGCCCTCCGGGTCAAACGGCGCGCCCCTATGGAGCGGATGATACACATCGCTGGCGAGGTTTACGTTCTCCCCGAAGACTTTAAGGCCGACTTTCCCTTTCAGTGGGCTCCTTCCCTCATCCACCGCCATGGCATTGAAGCTAAAGGAGAGGAAGCGTATCAAGCTGTCCACCGCCGCTGGCTCCAGAATCACGGTATATCTGCCCGGAGATATCTCCCGCGGCGAACAGCTCATCTCAGCCTTGCGTATGGCTATCTCGCCGATTTCTTCCGGATCGATATCTTTGATCGTCCTTGAGCTACGCTCACACCATCCCGCTCCATCTCTCTCAGCCATAACTGAAAGGCTGAAGGTAACCGATGTGCTCTTATGAAAGGCGGATAGCCCTTTTGAGTTGACGATGGCCAGGAACCCCCTGGAATTGCTGAAGATCCCCGCGGCAGTCAACCTTCTCCTCCGACACATATCGATGACCCGTTTCACCCCTTCTGCTCTGTCCATCGGGGTTATCTCCTCATCGTAAAAAGCATTTATCTCCTCGTATTCCTGAGGTCCTAGAAGGGGAAGTAGATTTGGATCTTCGGGTGAGATCCTCGCCAGTTCGACGGCGTTTTGGGCCACCTTCCTAAGCGATTCGTCGTCCAACCTGTTTGTGGATGCTTCGCCCATCCTCCCATCTATGATGGCGCTGACGGATATTGAGAGGTCGCTAACACCCGTATTTTGATGGATATGGTTTTCGGCATATCTGGTTAGATAGCTTTCGCCACCGTATATGAACACCTGGACTTCATCTGCCCGGCATAGATCGATGATATTATGGGCTATATCTTCTACCTCTTCCCTCTCAAGCATCTTACTCCTCCGTGGATAGGCTCTCCTCGCTGGTTGTGATTATAACATGAGTCATGGGATGAATCAACGTTGTCCCGTGGGGCAGCGGGGTGTTATAATGATCCATTGGAGCACGGCGATTTCCCCTTAACCATCAATGGGGATCTTCCGATAATAAATAATGGGATACAATACGAAAGCGACGTGATAGGTTGATATGATGGAACCTGAAAGGCTGCAGAGGTTACTCGAGATATCCAGGTCGCTCAATTCTGAGGTCGACTTGGAGAAACTCATGTGGAAGATCGTCCCTCTTGTGAGGGAGATGCTAGGGGCGGATAGAGGATCGGTGTTCCTGCTGGATAAGGATAGGGGGGAACTGTGGTCTCTGGTCGCGGAGGGAGATGAGGTCAAAGAGATAAGGTTCAGCGTTGATAAGGGCATTGCCGGATATGTCGCTAGAACCGGCCGAACGGTTAATATCCCTGATGCCTATTCCGACCCGCGGTTTAATAGGGAGGTCGATAGACGCACCGGCTACAGGACGAAATCGATCCTCTGCTCTCCCATGAAAAATCTCCAAGGGGAGGTCATCGGCGTAGTTCAGATACTCAATAAGTTGGAGGGGGATACATTCACGAAGGATGACGAGATCGCTCTTGAGGCCTTCGCCGCTCAGGCCGCCATCGCCATTGAAAACGCCCTCCTTTATGCCAAGATAGAGGGGACATACGAGCAGACCCTCCAAGCTCTTGTGGCGCTGCTCGATCGAAGGGACGTCGAGACTGAAAATCACTCCCTCAGGGTGGTTGAATATACCCTCCTCATCGCCAGAAAGCTGGGCTTTCACGGCAAGAGTCTCAGACCGATAAAATGGGGAGCCCTATTGCACGACATAGGTAAGATCGGGATCGAGGAAAGGATCCTGTATAAGCCTGAAAAGCTCACCCCCGAGGAGTGGGAGATAATGAAAAAGCACCCTGTCATAGGATATGAGGCGTTAAAACACATCGAGTTTTTGGCCGATGCTCTGCCGATCGTGCGCCACCATCATGAAAGATATGATGGGAAAGGATATCCGGATGGGTTGAAAGGGGATGAGATACCGATAGGCGCCAGGATCTTCGCTATAGCCGATGCCTTCGACGCCATGACCTCCGATAGACCGTACAGAAAAGCCATGCCGGTCGAAAAGGCCCTGTGGGAGATCGCCGCCTGCTCCGGAACCCAGTTCGACCCTGATATCGTGGGGATCTTTCTTCAGATTCCCATTGAAAAATGGGTGTCGATCAGGGAGAAGATCTCAAGCCGAGGGGGCAGATATGGTAGTTCAGACTACGGTGGAATTGACCTTAAACTCCCGATGCTCGTCGGGAAGGGGACATTGGGGGGTATTCGACGAGTCAAAACAGCTTGATTCCCATCAGATCGATCTTGTTAAAAAGGCCACTCAGATACCTAGATTCACGAACAGGAGGTTATTCCTGGATTTCTCCTCCGATCCGATCCTGATAGCAGTTGAGCCAGGGGTAACGGGTATCGAGGAGGATTGGCTGCACGTTGAAAGCGGTATGCAACAACAGGCCATCTATCTCGCCTGTGCCGCTTTGGGGATAGGAACGTGTATCCACAACGTTGGTATAGATGGCGCTCTCATCGGCAACATGCATGCGACCGCCCGTATGGTGATTAAGCCGATCCATCCTCCTTATTCCGGATCATATTGGACGAGCTCAAGGCCGAGGCCGTGGCTTGGGGGAAACCTCTCCGATCCGGACCTGCGCGGGAAGATGCCGTTTTTTGAGGCGATAGAGAGGGCTAGCACCGTTTCGGAAGGCATCAAGTCAGGTCTGAGGGAGATCTCACAGCTCCTCTGGGCTGCCCGTGGCCGGACCCCTCACGAATACAGGGGCAGGAAATGGGGCATGACCATTCCTACATGGGCCGGCGGCCAAAACTATACCTCCGTCCATCTCCTTTCGGGAAACGGCCTATACGAATATATCAACTGGAGAGGCAATGCCCCTGTTCACCGCATCGAGAGGCTGAGGAACGTCGATATCCAATCGATCTCCCCGGGATGCACAAACTGCATTATCCTTTCAACCAACGAGCGGACCAAACGGGCGCTTTGGGAGATCGGATATATGCTGGAGAACATAATCCTCCAGGCCACGGCACTTGGGGTAAAATATGAAGTGAAAATGCTGGGACACGAGGAGAAGAGAAGGCTGATCCCGCTGGGGTTGAGCTCGGCGGTGATGGCGGTAAGGTTGTTCTGATCCCTCCGAGGTATCCGCAGTCATAAGGGCGAGGTGTTCTCGGCTCAAACGCCTCGCCTCTCTAGAAATTAATCGTAGACACCCTCTTCCATTGAAGATTCCCCATATCTTAACGCAGGATAGCCTCAAAGCTGCCGTGGAAGGGAAACTGACAAGCAACGTAAGGAGATTAAGTAGACTGCTTGATAACAGCAGGATAAGGGTGACCTTGGCAGTTGCTCTGCTATATGTATGGCTGATAAGTGAAGAGAGGATGTTAGCACTGGGGGAGAGGCTCAAAATCCGCTTGATCCCTTACTTCCCTTAAAAGTGTCAGGTAGCTAGATTTGTTCTTTATATAGCATAACAAGGAGGTGTTTTTATTTCCAATCCCTCTTTGTCCGATCTCCTGTCCAGAGCTCAGAAAAATAACCTGATCTGCCCTCAGCTTGAGAATGAAGCGGGAAATAGATAAACGGTAGGAGGAGGTTGACACACCAGCGATCAGGTGATAAAATTCAAACGTAATCACCTGAGGCGAAAGGATAGGTGATGAGATATGATCATGAGGCATTGGAGGCTCTTCGACGAACTTCAACAGTTCCAGGCCGAGACGAACAGGTTTTTCAGCGACCTCTATAGAAGGCTGGCCCTTTTGGAGCTGGCTATGAGCAATTGGTACTCTTTGGATGAGCTGGTTCCACCACAATACAGGGGCTATCAAAGTCTTCAACGGACATCCACGACAGTAAACGTCCCGATTAATCCGCCGGGGTATGAGGCGGAATATGAGGAGTTGGAAGGTTCCTATGAAACTCAGGTGGAACTTCCGCGGCGTGAGGAAAGACCCGCACTTCCATCTCAAAGCACACCGGCCGTGGATATATATGAAAGGGACAGAGACGTCGTAGCGAGGGTCGAACTTCCGGGACTCAGGCAGGGGGATATAGAGGTGTTCACCTCAGGGAGATATCTGATCATCAGAGGCAAGATATCACAGAACATCCCCCTGCCAGATGGCGTTAACCCCGATAGAGTTCGAGCGATCTATAGAAACGGCGTTCTCGAGATCGTCGTGCCCAAAGATGCCCCGGCTAGAAAAGTGGAGGTGGAATTCGAGTAGGATCCAGGGACAAACCTCCTAGAAGATACGTGGAGAGTTTTCACCTGATATCTTTCGGATCTCCTTCACAGGGGGTTCCTTTTCGAGCGATCCTCGATTTCTTCCGCCGGGTTAGGTAAACCGTCGGAAATTTCCCCTCGGGGATTAACCGTGGAGGGGTAGTTCTTTTTTTATATGTTCCGATTTTCCTTCCGTGGATTAAGGACGTCAGGAAATCGATTGACGTTCCCTCCTAGGGGGTATATAATCCGATCGGGAAACCAATACAGACGGAATCGACAGGGAGGATATCACATCCGCCGTTGAGCATGTCGGCTTTGGCTCCACATAGGACGGATGTCCACCAAAGGAGGTGCTTGATGAAACCTTTAAACCTATTGCTGTTATTGCTGATCTCTTCATGGATGTTTGGAGCGTTATCATCAGCTTCAGGAATGCCCGGTGAGAACATCGCTAAGGGTAAGAGATATATGCTTTTCCCAAGGCCAAATTATCGGTATTGTACCGATCCAGGCGATAAGATCCAACTCACCGACGGAATCTATACAAAGGGGTATTTCTGGACACAAAGGAGCACGGTAGGTTGGGAGAAAGCCCATCCGGTTATCATCGTTATCGATCTCGATTCGATTCAGCCTATTAGCGGCGTTTCCTACAGCACCGCGGCGGGAACGGCAGGGGTGAATTGGCCGTCGATACTTATCCTCGTCAGCGATGATGGAAGAACCTACACCTATGTGGGTGATCTCATTGAGCTTTCGGCTGAGCACGGAATGCCTGGGGTCAAAGGATATGCACGTCATCGCTTTTGGACGGATAAGCTTAGGACCCATGGCCGATACGTCGCTTTCATCGTAAACGGTAATGGACCCTATGTGTTTGTCGACGAGATCGAGGTCTATCGCGGGCCGGATTCATTTTTGGAAGAGCCGTTGGTAGGGAAGAAAACGGATGACCTGAAACGATTTTTTCATGAACAGGAGATGATGCAGCTTGTGAAAAGAAGGCTACGGCTCGATCTCGCCGCCGTTCGTTCATCCCTCAAAGGCCTTCCAGAAAAGGGAAAACTGGCCCGCGAGCTCGATGAGATCGGGAAGGAGATCAAAACGATGAGGGAAATCTCCGCGGAGGGGTTCAAAGCTGTCCTGCCTTTCAACGATCTACACCGTCGGATTTTCTCCGTGCAGGCGGCAATTTGGAGGGAGATGGGATTTCGCTCCATCGTCATCTGGAAGAAGAACCGATGGGATATGCTGAGTCCGACAGAACCGCCCCGAGAGGGCGGGGCCGAAATTGAAGTGGCGATGATGAGGAACGAATACCGCGGGGCAGCTTTCAATATCAGCAACGCGGGTCCAGGTGAGGCGAAGCTTCGCCTTTCAATTATGGGCCTGCCTGGTGGCGTAAATCCGGA
The genomic region above belongs to Candidatus Poribacteria bacterium and contains:
- a CDS encoding TldD/PmbA family protein: MLEREEVEDIAHNIIDLCRADEVQVFIYGGESYLTRYAENHIHQNTGVSDLSISVSAIIDGRMGEASTNRLDDESLRKVAQNAVELARISPEDPNLLPLLGPQEYEEINAFYDEEITPMDRAEGVKRVIDMCRRRRLTAAGIFSNSRGFLAIVNSKGLSAFHKSTSVTFSLSVMAERDGAGWCERSSRTIKDIDPEEIGEIAIRKAEMSCSPREISPGRYTVILEPAAVDSLIRFLSFSFNAMAVDEGRSPLKGKVGLKVFGENVNLASDVYHPLHRGAPFDPEGVPTKRVQLIEKGVATNLVYDRLTAQKHGVEPTGHGLDLRNTQGAYPRALVMEGGESTLEEMIRSTDRGILVTRFHYENMVDPMNLIVTGMTRDGTFWIEDGEIKFPIKNFRFNVSLFDVLSSVEAMSEPVYSRGVVVPAMKVNDFNFSSGTQF
- the fusA gene encoding elongation factor G gives rise to the protein MKEYRTEQIRNVALIGNAGSGKTSLIDAFLFDAGAVDRLGRVDAGNSFVDYDPEEINRKTTLSLKICIAEWGECKLNILDTPGYEDFYGDLASALRVVDSALVVIDAVTGVGGGTEKSWMMADKYGLPRAIVINKLDAEQADFDGVIDQIQQELGARLMPLHIPIGRGSSFSGIVDIISMKAYQFEGEGSGKFEEKDIPGELFSRAEELRESLIEAAAEGEDELTEKYLEGEELTPDEIMRGLKASIRQGIVVPVMCASAYQNIAVPFILDFIVKSLPSPVESKPIESVDGEENRDPSPDAPLAALVFKTTSDPYVGKISYIRVFSGTLSADSQVFNSSRGAGERVTKLYHLNGKNQIETPKIIAGDLGIAVKLQSASTGDTLCAPDAKITLPGIEFPKPVLSLAISAKSQSDDDKLSTILTSIAEEDPTFQVQRDQEMRQVIVSGLGDVHLNVTLERIKRRYNIEATTATPKVPYRETIRKSVEGIHARYKKQTGGRGQFADVVIKMEPLPRGEYFEFVDEIFGGAIPRNFIPAVEKGIRNSMQSGVLAGFPVVDIKVTLYDGKFHPVDSSDLAFQIAASMAFKEAMQKADPVLLEPIMNVEVTVPEEHMGDVLADLNSRRGRVLGVDQQGKYQVIKAQVPMAEMFRYALDLRSMTSARGWFTMEFSHYEEVPYDIAQKIIAAAQAEKED
- a CDS encoding HD domain-containing protein, with protein sequence MEPERLQRLLEISRSLNSEVDLEKLMWKIVPLVREMLGADRGSVFLLDKDRGELWSLVAEGDEVKEIRFSVDKGIAGYVARTGRTVNIPDAYSDPRFNREVDRRTGYRTKSILCSPMKNLQGEVIGVVQILNKLEGDTFTKDDEIALEAFAAQAAIAIENALLYAKIEGTYEQTLQALVALLDRRDVETENHSLRVVEYTLLIARKLGFHGKSLRPIKWGALLHDIGKIGIEERILYKPEKLTPEEWEIMKKHPVIGYEALKHIEFLADALPIVRHHHERYDGKGYPDGLKGDEIPIGARIFAIADAFDAMTSDRPYRKAMPVEKALWEIAACSGTQFDPDIVGIFLQIPIEKWVSIREKISSRGGRYGSSDYGGIDLKLPMLVGKGTLGGIRRVKTA
- a CDS encoding Hsp20/alpha crystallin family protein, translated to MRHWRLFDELQQFQAETNRFFSDLYRRLALLELAMSNWYSLDELVPPQYRGYQSLQRTSTTVNVPINPPGYEAEYEELEGSYETQVELPRREERPALPSQSTPAVDIYERDRDVVARVELPGLRQGDIEVFTSGRYLIIRGKISQNIPLPDGVNPDRVRAIYRNGVLEIVVPKDAPARKVEVEFE